Proteins encoded in a region of the Synechococcus sp. BIOS-U3-1 genome:
- a CDS encoding RibD family protein: MRRRFLSEFPSSLLQPKVRLVLAVSLDGRLAPPTGGAAQLGGSGDRRVLEEALAWSDAALIGAGTLRAHHSSCVIRDWDLLNQRHVQGRSPQPAALVVSREAGFPLEWPFFQQPFERHLLSACDGSVPGFQSCCRLSSRWSKTLNDLATKGWSRLVLLGGAVLTHSLLAQDAVDELQLTLSPRILGGSFHWLLQAETPLPASLASSQAWSLVDARSLGDNELLVHYRRNRSINS, translated from the coding sequence TTGAGGCGGCGGTTCCTGTCTGAATTCCCCTCATCGCTCCTGCAACCCAAGGTTCGCTTGGTGCTCGCTGTCAGTCTCGATGGCCGTCTTGCTCCGCCGACTGGAGGGGCAGCTCAGCTAGGTGGATCGGGTGATCGTCGTGTTCTAGAGGAGGCGCTTGCCTGGAGTGATGCAGCTCTGATCGGAGCGGGCACACTCAGAGCCCATCACTCCAGTTGTGTGATCCGTGATTGGGATCTGTTGAACCAACGTCATGTCCAAGGACGCTCGCCTCAACCGGCAGCATTAGTTGTCAGTCGTGAGGCTGGATTTCCTTTGGAGTGGCCTTTTTTCCAGCAACCTTTCGAACGCCATCTGCTGTCTGCATGCGACGGGTCTGTTCCTGGCTTCCAGTCTTGTTGTCGATTGTCGTCCCGGTGGAGCAAAACGCTGAATGATCTGGCCACCAAGGGCTGGTCGCGGTTGGTCCTTCTGGGTGGCGCTGTCTTGACTCACTCTTTGCTGGCCCAGGATGCCGTTGATGAGTTGCAACTGACTCTGAGTCCCAGGATCCTGGGCGGATCCTTCCATTGGCTGCTGCAGGCGGAGACTCCATTACCAGCGTCGCTCGCGTCTTCGCAGGCATGGAGCTTGGTGGATGCTCGTTCCCTTGGCGATAATGAACTCCTAGTGCACTACCGACGTAATCGCTCGATTAATTCCTGA
- a CDS encoding 6-pyruvoyl trahydropterin synthase family protein → MTEMKSIARHGRGRGCVITRRACFSASHRYWLPELSADDNAARFGPCALAPGHGHNYELIVSMAGGLDSHGMVLNLSEVKHAIRSEVTGQLDFRFLNDAWPEFDVSKPEGCLPTTEAIVRQIWARLSPHLPITALRLYEQPGLWADYLGHPMDAFLTIRTHFAAAHRLARPELSQEENERIYGKCARPHGHGHNYLVDVTVRGPIDPRSGMVCDLSALQRLVDDLVVEPFDHTFLNKDVPFFAECVPTAENIALHIADRLSSPIKAIGASLHKVRLQESPNNAAEVYAEVPQLEMTPSTLEAAVPV, encoded by the coding sequence ATGACTGAAATGAAGTCAATTGCACGTCATGGCCGCGGACGTGGTTGCGTCATCACCCGACGTGCTTGTTTCAGTGCGAGCCACCGGTATTGGTTGCCTGAATTGTCCGCTGATGACAATGCCGCGCGTTTCGGCCCCTGCGCACTGGCTCCTGGCCATGGTCACAACTATGAGCTGATTGTTTCGATGGCCGGTGGCCTTGATTCGCATGGCATGGTGCTCAATCTCTCGGAGGTGAAGCACGCCATCCGCAGCGAGGTCACCGGCCAGCTCGACTTTCGCTTTCTCAACGACGCCTGGCCCGAATTCGATGTGTCCAAGCCGGAGGGTTGTCTACCCACCACTGAGGCCATCGTCCGGCAGATTTGGGCTCGTCTGAGCCCTCATCTGCCCATCACGGCATTGCGCCTCTACGAACAACCAGGCCTCTGGGCCGACTATCTCGGACATCCCATGGACGCCTTTCTCACGATCCGCACCCATTTCGCTGCTGCCCATCGCTTGGCAAGACCTGAACTCAGCCAGGAAGAGAACGAGCGCATTTATGGCAAGTGCGCACGTCCCCACGGTCATGGCCACAACTATCTAGTTGATGTCACGGTGCGAGGCCCGATCGATCCGCGCTCCGGCATGGTCTGCGATCTCTCCGCGCTGCAACGCCTCGTGGATGACCTTGTGGTTGAGCCGTTTGATCACACGTTCCTGAACAAGGATGTGCCCTTTTTCGCTGAATGTGTTCCCACAGCAGAGAACATTGCGCTGCATATCGCAGACCGTCTGTCGTCTCCCATCAAGGCGATTGGTGCCAGTCTCCACAAGGTGCGCTTGCAGGAAAGCCCCAACAATGCGGCTGAGGTTTATGCCGAAGTCCCCCAGCTGGAGATGACTCCTTCGACGCTTGAGGCGGCGGTTCCTGTCTGA
- a CDS encoding shikimate kinase produces MAETSPTLRQRLGGRSLYLVGMMGSGKTSTGRPLAEKLGYGFVDADAVIEQVAGCTISEIFERDGEEEFRSLETQVMRSISERHSLVVATGGGVVTRIENWGMMQQGIVIWLDVERRQLLQRLQSDSTQRPLLMTEDPAEALDAILKQRRPLYDEADLTVVIESESADVVADGIIQLLPELIKDPPKERPE; encoded by the coding sequence ATGGCGGAGACCTCTCCAACCCTGCGGCAGCGTCTGGGAGGACGCAGTCTCTATCTGGTGGGCATGATGGGCAGCGGCAAAACCAGCACCGGCAGGCCCTTAGCGGAGAAGCTGGGGTATGGATTCGTCGACGCGGATGCGGTAATCGAGCAGGTGGCTGGCTGCACCATCTCCGAAATCTTTGAACGTGATGGTGAAGAGGAATTCCGCAGCCTCGAAACGCAGGTGATGAGGTCCATCAGCGAACGTCATTCACTCGTCGTGGCTACCGGTGGCGGGGTTGTCACCCGAATCGAAAACTGGGGAATGATGCAGCAGGGCATCGTGATCTGGCTCGACGTCGAACGCCGTCAGCTGCTGCAACGCCTGCAGAGCGACTCCACTCAACGGCCGCTATTGATGACAGAGGATCCTGCCGAAGCACTTGACGCGATTCTCAAGCAGCGACGGCCTCTGTACGACGAGGCCGATCTCACAGTGGTGATCGAGTCCGAATCAGCCGACGTCGTTGCAGACGGAATCATTCAGCTGCTGCCGGAATTGATCAAGGATCCACCCAAAGAACGACCGGAATGA
- a CDS encoding chlororespiratory reduction protein 7 yields MSDPLIRSLDHYVVLVPGEPEQLLTADDTLTWLAGRLQDLDPWPSDLSSCESPEQAALRLMDTACELEISPGIALQWYAVRLDPPGS; encoded by the coding sequence ATGTCCGACCCTCTGATTCGATCCCTCGATCACTACGTGGTGTTGGTGCCAGGCGAACCTGAACAGCTGCTGACAGCGGACGACACCCTGACATGGCTTGCCGGCCGACTGCAGGATCTGGATCCCTGGCCTTCGGATCTCAGCAGTTGTGAGAGCCCTGAACAGGCGGCACTTCGCCTGATGGATACAGCCTGTGAACTGGAAATTTCGCCTGGCATCGCTCTGCAGTGGTACGCGGTGCGTCTGGATCCACCTGGCTCCTGA
- a CDS encoding DUF6816 family protein — protein sequence MAKPLLTLLITMLLQIVSVQSADAASDRGISFLEQRFQNWPQWSLPAPLPRPRAKQDLIYPDWFLGTWQVTSEALDDSGQPIPNDRPLVHEVRFLRNRRSELIGDRPFNAAAVGKALLGDQLLSVEQDPNQVNRQLARFRDDVLLETTVIGRRETSPQKGSDFFSDELVLQILHGPGAPRLSRIETLTHYMQCGEDICADQRQVSHAGPGLETDQTLAGRSSRFKLRLRPLELDQG from the coding sequence ATGGCAAAACCGTTGTTGACACTGCTGATCACCATGCTGCTGCAGATTGTGTCGGTTCAGTCCGCCGATGCGGCCAGTGATCGTGGAATCAGCTTCCTTGAGCAGCGATTCCAAAACTGGCCGCAATGGTCCTTGCCGGCACCTCTGCCTCGACCCCGCGCCAAACAAGACCTGATCTATCCCGACTGGTTTTTAGGGACATGGCAGGTGACCAGTGAGGCACTCGATGATTCAGGCCAACCCATTCCCAACGATCGCCCCCTTGTGCATGAGGTCCGTTTCCTGCGCAACCGTCGCAGCGAACTCATTGGTGACCGCCCCTTCAACGCTGCTGCGGTTGGGAAAGCACTGCTTGGCGATCAATTGCTGTCGGTCGAACAGGATCCCAACCAGGTGAACCGTCAACTGGCGAGGTTTCGAGACGATGTGTTGCTCGAAACCACCGTGATTGGCCGGCGAGAGACGAGCCCGCAAAAGGGCTCTGATTTCTTCAGTGATGAACTCGTCTTGCAGATCCTGCACGGACCGGGGGCGCCGCGGCTGAGCAGGATTGAAACCCTCACGCACTACATGCAGTGTGGAGAAGACATCTGCGCCGACCAGCGTCAGGTGAGCCATGCAGGGCCTGGCCTGGAAACCGACCAGACACTGGCGGGACGCAGCAGCCGTTTCAAGCTCAGGCTCAGACCACTGGAGCTGGATCAAGGTTGA
- a CDS encoding glutathione S-transferase family protein, with the protein MLELHQFRHSAFCLKVRMALQAKGLSYREVEVTPGIGQISLFRLSGQRQVPVLVDGEVVVSDSSAICRYLEELRPEPALIPSDPRQRAQMQLIEDWADTTLAAAVRAALVQAAADDAQLRDVLLPDDVPSPVRQVMSGLPGGWLSSLGELLGQEQRASMLSSLCAVAEGLDLNGFLVGDGVSLADLAVSAQLSLLRFPASSGESLAGRGVPGISDHPRLQDLFRWRDQLESRLINLDPAPVV; encoded by the coding sequence GTGCTGGAGCTTCATCAGTTTCGTCACTCGGCCTTCTGCCTCAAGGTACGGATGGCGTTGCAAGCCAAGGGACTCAGTTATCGCGAGGTTGAAGTCACCCCTGGCATTGGTCAGATTTCACTCTTCCGGCTTTCCGGCCAACGGCAAGTCCCCGTTCTTGTGGATGGGGAGGTTGTGGTGTCTGATTCCAGTGCCATCTGCCGCTATCTGGAAGAACTCCGGCCCGAGCCGGCGTTGATTCCCTCTGATCCCCGCCAGCGCGCTCAGATGCAGCTGATTGAAGATTGGGCCGATACCACCCTTGCCGCTGCGGTCAGGGCTGCGCTTGTTCAGGCGGCTGCCGATGATGCTCAGCTGCGAGACGTGCTGCTCCCGGATGATGTTCCCTCACCGGTGCGTCAGGTGATGTCGGGTCTGCCAGGTGGTTGGCTCAGCAGTCTTGGTGAATTGCTCGGTCAGGAGCAGAGAGCGTCAATGCTCAGCAGCCTGTGTGCCGTCGCGGAGGGCCTGGATCTCAATGGCTTTCTGGTTGGAGATGGCGTCAGCCTTGCGGATCTTGCTGTATCTGCTCAGTTGTCGCTGCTTCGTTTTCCTGCTTCCTCGGGAGAATCACTCGCCGGTCGAGGTGTTCCAGGGATCAGTGATCATCCCCGTCTTCAGGACCTGTTTCGCTGGCGCGATCAACTGGAGAGTCGGCTGATCAACCTTGATCCAGCTCCAGTGGTCTGA
- a CDS encoding DUF751 family protein, translated as MKEFFINVTRYPRYLIAFSLGVINSVAEPLARRRSNPVTAVALIGALISGFLSLSFVLRAMVSSAPQS; from the coding sequence ATGAAAGAGTTTTTCATCAACGTGACGCGCTACCCGCGCTATTTAATCGCTTTCAGCCTGGGTGTGATCAATTCGGTTGCAGAGCCGCTCGCACGTCGTCGTAGCAACCCAGTGACCGCGGTCGCACTGATTGGGGCTCTGATCAGTGGCTTCCTCAGTCTGAGCTTTGTCCTGCGTGCCATGGTGTCCTCAGCACCGCAGAGCTGA
- the rbfA gene encoding 30S ribosome-binding factor RbfA has protein sequence MAPGRRVERVAALIRREISELLINGIRDERVHQGMVSITHVEVSGDLQHCKIFVSVLADDKARTEVMDGLQAASGYLKGELGRRLQMRRSPEVIFQLDRGLEKGTTVLHLLGELEREREVKGSIPPGSDDTESPDSND, from the coding sequence ATGGCCCCGGGACGTCGGGTTGAACGCGTTGCAGCCCTCATCAGGCGAGAGATCAGTGAACTGCTGATCAATGGGATTCGCGATGAACGCGTGCATCAGGGCATGGTGAGCATCACGCATGTGGAGGTCAGCGGCGACCTCCAGCACTGCAAGATTTTTGTCAGCGTCCTGGCGGACGACAAAGCTCGCACAGAAGTCATGGACGGTCTGCAAGCCGCCAGCGGCTACCTCAAGGGGGAACTGGGTCGTCGTCTGCAGATGAGACGATCCCCTGAAGTGATATTCCAGCTCGACCGCGGTCTCGAGAAGGGAACCACGGTGTTGCACCTTCTCGGAGAACTTGAGCGAGAGCGAGAGGTGAAGGGCAGCATCCCTCCTGGCAGCGACGACACTGAGTCTCCAGACTCCAATGACTGA
- a CDS encoding glycoside hydrolase family 3 N-terminal domain-containing protein: MTEAERRQAVARLLVIRASGHAEDRQRQYPVWEHCNRELQRLLKSGVGGVILLGGSATELQQRCRTLRSWSNSEDLLLCADVEEGIGQRFAGATWLAPPMALGRLHQTNPDHALALAERYGRTTGDQAHRCGLNWVLAPVCDVNSNPENPVINVRAWGDQPESVADLVAAFQRGLNSAGVLGCAKHFPGHGDTDQDSHLELPLINHERSRLDRVELVPFRRLIDSKIASVMTAHLLIPSLDDSQPATLSRAVLTDLLRTELGFSGLVVTDALVMEAISSRAGPGEAAVQAFAAGADLILMPADADAAINAICTALADGRIPESRLHESLKRRTEALQRCDKHSLNDTVVDLETATDRGLCIELIDSSLEVQGPLLPQHREQHGVTLIRVDGVLPCAFLHANTAAITTPERHGYKALICHDRGIEPWSNEQSPAGPLDLERLGKGPVFLQLFLRGNPFRAGQQRKEPWAEAIQQLLAVKRLSGMAIYGCPYRWDALRKLIPDNIPAGYSPGQMPEAQQQLLARMMGVSSEAHERQDFTD, encoded by the coding sequence ATGACTGAAGCTGAACGTCGCCAGGCTGTTGCCAGGCTGCTCGTCATCCGTGCCAGCGGTCATGCCGAAGACCGGCAGCGTCAGTACCCCGTTTGGGAGCACTGCAATCGTGAGCTGCAGAGGCTGCTGAAGTCAGGAGTTGGCGGGGTGATTCTGCTGGGTGGCAGTGCCACGGAGCTGCAACAACGATGTCGAACGCTTCGAAGCTGGAGCAACAGCGAAGACCTACTGCTCTGCGCCGACGTGGAAGAAGGAATTGGCCAGAGATTCGCGGGAGCCACTTGGTTGGCTCCACCGATGGCACTGGGCAGGCTCCATCAAACCAACCCGGATCACGCCCTGGCGCTGGCCGAGCGTTACGGCCGCACAACCGGAGATCAAGCGCACCGATGCGGCCTCAACTGGGTTCTCGCTCCGGTCTGCGATGTGAATAGCAATCCTGAGAACCCGGTGATCAATGTGAGGGCGTGGGGCGATCAACCTGAATCCGTTGCGGATCTCGTGGCAGCGTTTCAACGTGGCCTGAATTCCGCTGGCGTTCTTGGCTGCGCCAAGCATTTCCCAGGTCACGGCGATACAGACCAGGATTCGCACTTAGAGCTTCCTCTGATTAACCACGAACGCAGCCGACTCGACCGGGTGGAACTGGTGCCATTCCGGCGATTGATCGACTCGAAAATCGCCAGTGTGATGACAGCACATCTGCTAATCCCGTCACTGGACGACTCGCAGCCGGCGACCTTGTCGCGAGCGGTGCTGACAGATCTGCTGCGAACAGAGCTTGGTTTCAGTGGCCTCGTCGTCACTGACGCACTGGTGATGGAGGCGATCTCCAGCAGGGCAGGTCCGGGAGAAGCCGCGGTTCAGGCCTTCGCTGCTGGAGCGGATCTGATCCTGATGCCCGCTGATGCCGATGCGGCGATCAATGCCATCTGCACAGCACTGGCAGACGGCAGGATCCCTGAATCCCGCCTTCACGAGTCACTAAAGCGACGCACAGAAGCCTTGCAGCGCTGCGACAAGCACTCCTTGAACGACACCGTGGTCGACCTCGAAACAGCAACGGATCGTGGACTGTGCATCGAGCTCATCGACAGCTCACTCGAGGTGCAGGGCCCCCTGCTTCCACAGCATCGTGAGCAACACGGTGTGACCTTGATCCGAGTGGATGGAGTACTCCCTTGCGCATTTCTGCACGCCAATACCGCAGCGATCACCACACCCGAACGCCATGGATACAAAGCTCTGATCTGCCACGACAGGGGGATTGAGCCCTGGAGCAACGAGCAATCCCCCGCCGGGCCACTTGATCTGGAGCGATTAGGGAAGGGGCCCGTTTTCCTGCAGTTGTTTCTGCGCGGCAATCCATTCCGTGCCGGCCAGCAGCGCAAAGAACCCTGGGCTGAAGCCATCCAACAATTGCTGGCAGTTAAGCGCCTATCGGGCATGGCGATCTACGGCTGTCCCTACCGATGGGACGCGCTGCGCAAGCTCATTCCTGACAACATTCCTGCGGGGTACAGCCCGGGACAGATGCCTGAAGCACAGCAGCAGCTGTTGGCACGAATGATGGGGGTCAGCAGCGAAGCGCACGAACGCCAAGACTTCACTGACTAA
- a CDS encoding glycosyltransferase: MLSLSMIVRDEEARIEACLRSVKGFADEMVLLDTGSVDNTIAVAEACGARVERMDWPGDFAPARNAALEIVRGDWVLVLDADEELRSEAIPQLKALMAQPDVLVINLLRHELGAAMAPYSNVSRLFRRHPRIRWSKPYHSMIDESVDALLKQEPGWRIANCTEPALLHEGYRPDLLAGSDKAQRLRQSMESWLKDQPDDPYACAKLGALEVSDGNRARGLSLLRHGLEQLPEGDGSSAERYELLLNLGIALASDDSDAAVKCYREALQQPLETRLSLGARLNLAALLMQRNELDEAIQLTTTACQRAPEVALAWYNLGLMERRRGDLLAAIKAYERSLSVNPTHAESHQNLAVARLMGGDIDGARAGFRQAIALLREQERQGEASALHAQVHGLVKLDDEASA, from the coding sequence ATGCTCAGCCTCTCGATGATCGTGCGCGATGAGGAAGCGCGGATCGAGGCCTGCCTCCGCTCTGTCAAGGGCTTCGCGGATGAGATGGTTCTTCTCGATACCGGCTCAGTGGACAACACCATCGCCGTGGCAGAGGCCTGTGGAGCGCGTGTTGAACGGATGGACTGGCCAGGAGACTTTGCGCCAGCACGCAATGCAGCCCTTGAAATCGTGCGGGGTGACTGGGTTCTGGTGCTCGATGCCGATGAAGAGCTCCGCTCAGAAGCAATCCCGCAGCTCAAAGCCTTGATGGCACAGCCGGATGTGCTGGTGATCAACTTGCTGCGACACGAACTAGGAGCAGCAATGGCTCCCTATTCCAATGTGAGCCGCTTGTTTCGCCGACATCCTCGAATCCGATGGAGCAAGCCTTACCACTCGATGATCGACGAGAGCGTAGATGCTCTGCTGAAGCAGGAGCCTGGCTGGCGCATTGCCAACTGCACTGAACCAGCACTGCTGCATGAGGGATACCGGCCGGATCTGCTGGCTGGATCCGACAAAGCGCAAAGGCTGCGGCAATCGATGGAGAGCTGGCTGAAAGACCAGCCCGATGATCCCTATGCCTGCGCCAAACTCGGTGCTCTGGAAGTCAGCGACGGCAACCGGGCCAGAGGGCTCAGTCTCCTTCGCCATGGCCTGGAGCAGTTGCCCGAAGGCGATGGGAGCAGCGCTGAGCGTTATGAATTGCTGCTCAATCTCGGAATCGCGCTAGCTAGCGACGACAGCGATGCAGCCGTGAAGTGCTATCGCGAGGCTCTGCAGCAACCACTGGAGACTCGCCTGAGCCTTGGCGCGCGTCTGAACCTGGCGGCCTTGCTGATGCAGCGCAATGAACTGGACGAAGCTATTCAGCTCACCACAACCGCCTGCCAACGAGCACCTGAGGTGGCACTCGCCTGGTACAACCTTGGACTAATGGAACGTCGTCGTGGCGACCTGCTAGCAGCGATCAAGGCTTACGAGCGATCCCTGAGCGTGAATCCCACCCACGCTGAAAGCCATCAGAACCTGGCCGTGGCCAGGCTGATGGGTGGGGACATCGATGGTGCGCGCGCAGGATTCCGCCAGGCCATCGCGCTGCTCCGCGAGCAGGAGCGTCAGGGAGAAGCCTCCGCCCTGCATGCCCAGGTGCATGGATTAGTGAAGCTGGACGATGAGGCCAGCGCATGA